The Toxotes jaculatrix isolate fToxJac2 chromosome 6, fToxJac2.pri, whole genome shotgun sequence genomic interval ACTGATTTTCGAAAAAACCTGCGACATCTTTGAATGTATTGTGGTACTAatggtcagtcagtcagtgtgtcttGTCAACTGAATGAGGTATTTAAGCACTTTGAATGAAATTGTCCCCTGAAGAGGTTTGACACTGCAGGCTTGGTTTTATAATATAGTTTATCTCATCTAAAACTTGGCCATAGTACATCGCTTCAAAccatatatgaatatatatatatatatattttgtatgaTATGAAACAATATTTTGTGGACAGTTTTTTTCCAAAGATATATTTGTTGTATTGCTTACTTATTGGTGAACgctcaaattttatttaatagtattttagcatctttttttcATACTCAACTGTGAATATCACTCACTTAGGTGTAAGCCACAAATAAAAGAGCCAAAGTCTTTGTATTTTGCAGAATTCAGTATTTTATACCAAATAAATATACGCTATTACTAATGCATTATTTCTTTTGTTGCAGTTTGAAGTGGAACTTGCTATGTGTGTAAAAGGACCACAGGACAGTCACAAACATTTCTCAGGTTTCATGTAATTCACAAATCATGTATACCGAATGATATCTAACCATGTAGAAACTACTGTCGTCTCCCTATTACCACGAAGACCTTGCTGATTTCACTGACAATTTATATTTTCTAACAAAGCACAAAAACTGAGAAGTATCGACAGCAAGATCAGTGGATAATTCAGAATAACCAACATATTGATTCTGGagactctgtgctgcttttttgaTTGGCTTGAATGGCATCTTTTCACTTCCATTGTTTTGGGGTTGAACAGAACAGTGGAGATGTCAAAATTAGCCAGATATCACTGGTGGtaagcaggaaaaaaactgtctttAGTGATTTGGAGAAAGTGTGGGAAAGCACTGTCGAACAGTTCTAAAATCCATCATCAGACTCATCATCCCAACTGCACTTTTCTTGTGTGGTCTTGCCAAAGTCCACTTCCAGGTCATAAACAAAGTCAGGATCATCTTTGTGCTTGCGGTTCTTCTCAAACAGTTTGTCCATTTGGCCCTTCTTGCGAGCCAACTCCTCATCATCCAGTTTGTTCAAGTCCTCATCAGGGTTGAAGTGGAATGAGGCCAGGCTGTGCTCCAGGCTGAAGCCCTGCATGTGATCTCGCAGAATGATGT includes:
- the cep19 gene encoding centrosomal protein of 19 kDa; amino-acid sequence: MSFEAKRCGVQFSPPSIVLIYQHTETKKLRKRIIPVRNFSKYSDYSMAAERLKNHPRHRDYLEGVSQSQLEKLHIILRDHMQGFSLEHSLASFHFNPDEDLNKLDDEELARKKGQMDKLFEKNRKHKDDPDFVYDLEVDFGKTTQEKCSWDDESDDGF